Proteins encoded together in one Impatiens glandulifera chromosome 1, dImpGla2.1, whole genome shotgun sequence window:
- the LOC124942307 gene encoding ATP synthase subunit a — translation MESWHIEPLGWLCFAFESLESSSSWTESSFEIDVLLESSAGAQTPLSDLRAQNSDVEAELFARIRALESQLAHGVPPQLNPGEYESIVRENLDNSINLNHYRNNSPMSSSNSKYSQYIGCFPFAILPFLPIHIGNLYFSFTNPSLFMLLTLSLVLLLVHFVTKNGGGNSVPNAWQSLVELIYSFVLNLVNEQIGGLGGNVKQKFFPRILVTFTFSLFRNPQGMIPYSFTVTSHFLITLGLSFSLFIGITIVGFQRNGLHFLSFLLPAGVPLPLAPFLVLLELIPHCFRALSSGIRLFANMMAGHSSVKILSGFAWTMLCMNDLLYFIADLGPFFIVLALTGLELGVAILQAHVSTISICIYLNDATNLHQSGYFFIIE, via the exons atggaaag CTGGCACATAGAGCCACTGGGTTGGCTCTGTTTCGCTTTCGAGTCGTTGGAATCAAGCTCCAGCTGGACTGAAAGTTCCTTCGAGATCGATGTGCTGCTGGAATCTTCGGCGGGGGCACAAACACCCCTTTCAGATTTGCGAGCGCAAAACTCCGATGTGGAGGCGGAGCTCTTTGCGCGTATACGGGCCCTGGAGTCCCAACTAGCTCATGGAGTACCGCCACAACTCAACCCTGGAGAGTATGAAAGCATAGTACGGGAAAATTTAGATAACTCCATTAATCTAAATCATTACCGGAACAActctccaatgagttcttcgaACTCCAAATACTCTCAA TATATTGGATGTTTCCCCTTTGCTATTCTCCCATTTCTTCCTATTCATATAGGAAACTTGTATTTCTCATTCACAAATCCATCTTTGTTTATGCTGCTAACTCTCAGTTTGGTCCTACTTCTGGTTCATTTTGTTACTAAAAACGGAGGAGGAAACTCAGTACCAAATGCTTGGCAATCCTTGGTAGAGCTTATTTATTCTTTCGTGCTAAACCTGGTAAACGAACAAATAGGTGGTCTTGGAGGAAATGTTAAACAAAAGTTTTTCCCTCGCATCTTGGTCACTTTTACTTTTTCGTTATTTCGTAATCCCCAGGGTATGATACCTTATAGCTTCACAGTTACAAGTCATTTTCTCATTACTTTGGGTCtctcattttctctttttattggCATTACTATAGTGGGATTTCAAAGAAATGGGCTTCATTTTTTAAGCTTTTTATTACCCGCAGGAGTCCCACTGCCGTTAGCACCTTTTTTAGTACTCCTTGAGCTAATCCCTCATTGTTTTCGCGCATTAAGCTCAGGAATACGTTTATTTGCTAATATGATGGCCGGTCATAGTTCAGTAAAGATTTTAAGTGGGTTCGCTTGGACTATGCtatgtatgaatgatcttttatatttcatagCGGATCTTGGTCCTTTTTTTATAGTTCTTGCATTAACCGGTCTGGAATTAGGTGTAGCTATATTACAAGCTCATGTTTCTACGATCTCAATCTGTATTTACTTGAATGATGCTACAAATCTCCATCAAAgtggttatttttttataattgaataa